One genomic window of Streptomyces spiramyceticus includes the following:
- a CDS encoding nuclear transport factor 2 family protein, with the protein MECELRLLDPDVRNSAELLAELLHPEFSEFGVSGRRWDRESIIEAVADASAPTGRAITTMRMKGVQLAPDLVQLTFDTNTNGRLAHRSSLWRLTEDRGWLLYFHQGTPYED; encoded by the coding sequence ATGGAGTGCGAACTGCGGCTGCTGGACCCGGACGTCCGCAACTCCGCGGAGCTCCTCGCGGAACTCCTGCACCCCGAGTTCAGCGAGTTCGGCGTCTCGGGCCGACGCTGGGACCGCGAATCGATCATCGAGGCGGTCGCCGACGCGTCGGCGCCGACGGGCCGCGCGATCACCACCATGCGGATGAAAGGGGTCCAGCTCGCCCCCGACCTCGTGCAGCTGACCTTCGACACGAACACCAACGGCCGCCTCGCGCACCGGAGTTCATTGTGGCGCCTGACCGAAGACCGGGGCTGGCTCCTCTACTTCCACCAGGGAACGCCGTACGAGGACTAA
- a CDS encoding sirohydrochlorin chelatase produces the protein MSRRPVLLVIAHGSRDPRHAATVHALVERVRAARPGLRVETGFLDFNAPAVPQVLERLAGEGVQDVVALPLLLTRAFHAKADIPAALREASARLPRLRVHQAEVLGPSPLLLTALERRLYEAGLSPGDKSSTGVVLASAGSTDPEAIAVIAEIARELRYTGWCAVRPAFASAVSAGGYPRTEDAVRDLRAAAGVRRIAVAPYVIAPGFLPDRIARGAREGGAEVLGEVLGASPELARLLLVRYDEARVPVRLAAVSA, from the coding sequence ATGTCCCGTCGCCCCGTCCTCCTGGTCATAGCCCACGGCAGCCGCGACCCGCGGCATGCCGCGACCGTGCACGCCCTGGTGGAGCGGGTGCGGGCGGCGCGGCCCGGCCTGCGTGTGGAGACCGGCTTCCTGGACTTCAACGCACCCGCGGTGCCGCAGGTGCTGGAGCGTCTGGCGGGGGAAGGTGTGCAGGACGTGGTTGCCCTGCCGCTCCTGTTGACCCGCGCCTTCCATGCGAAGGCCGACATTCCGGCCGCGCTGCGCGAGGCGTCGGCGCGGCTGCCCCGGCTGCGGGTCCACCAGGCGGAGGTTCTCGGCCCGTCGCCGCTCCTCCTCACCGCGCTGGAGCGGCGACTGTACGAAGCCGGGCTCAGCCCCGGTGACAAGAGCTCGACCGGGGTCGTCCTGGCCTCGGCGGGCTCCACAGACCCGGAGGCGATCGCAGTGATCGCTGAAATTGCGCGGGAGCTGCGGTACACCGGTTGGTGCGCCGTGCGGCCTGCGTTCGCCTCCGCTGTATCTGCCGGGGGCTATCCCCGTACCGAGGATGCGGTACGGGACTTGCGGGCGGCGGCGGGGGTACGGCGTATCGCCGTCGCCCCGTACGTCATAGCGCCGGGCTTCCTGCCGGACCGGATCGCGCGGGGCGCGCGCGAGGGTGGCGCCGAGGTGCTGGGCGAGGTCCTGGGCGCGTCGCCGGAGCTGGCCCGGCTGCTGCTCGTGCGTTACGACGAGGCGCGGGTGCCGGTGCGGCTGGCGGCGGTCAGCGCGTAG
- a CDS encoding ABC transporter permease, translated as MASTETSPKNDLAGLEAGLDALETHTTERVGLGRILLSKVVPPLVAVVLVITLWQFAAASDIKPDYVLPSPVDVWHSIEQMWLEGTLLGYIWTSISRGALGFAVSVAIGTPLGLLVARVKVVRAAIGPILSGLQSLPSVAWVPAAIIWFGLTDATIYAVVLLGAVPSIANGLVAGVDQIPPLYLRAGRTIGATGINGIRHVLLPAALPGYLAGLKQGWAFSWRSLMAAELIASSPDLGTGLGQLMENFRTFNDMSGVLATIILILIVGIGIDLLFFSPLERRVLRSRGLLTKG; from the coding sequence ATGGCCAGCACTGAGACAAGCCCGAAGAACGACCTCGCCGGTCTGGAGGCCGGCCTGGACGCACTGGAGACCCACACCACCGAACGGGTGGGCCTCGGGCGGATCCTGCTGTCCAAGGTGGTGCCGCCGCTCGTCGCCGTCGTCCTGGTGATCACGCTGTGGCAGTTCGCCGCGGCGTCGGACATCAAGCCGGACTACGTGCTGCCCAGCCCGGTCGACGTATGGCACTCGATCGAGCAGATGTGGCTCGAAGGCACCCTGCTCGGCTACATCTGGACGAGCATTTCGCGCGGCGCCCTCGGCTTCGCGGTGTCGGTCGCCATCGGTACACCGCTGGGTCTGCTCGTGGCCCGGGTGAAGGTGGTGCGGGCGGCGATCGGGCCGATCCTGTCGGGGCTTCAGTCGCTGCCGTCGGTGGCGTGGGTGCCCGCCGCGATCATCTGGTTCGGGCTGACCGACGCGACGATCTACGCGGTGGTGCTGCTCGGCGCCGTACCGTCGATCGCGAACGGTCTCGTCGCCGGTGTCGACCAGATCCCGCCGCTGTATTTGCGGGCCGGCCGCACCATCGGGGCCACCGGTATCAACGGCATCCGGCATGTGCTGCTGCCCGCCGCGCTGCCCGGGTACCTGGCCGGGCTGAAGCAGGGGTGGGCGTTCTCGTGGCGCTCGCTGATGGCCGCGGAGCTGATCGCCAGCTCGCCCGATCTCGGCACCGGCCTGGGCCAGTTGATGGAGAACTTCCGCACCTTCAACGACATGTCGGGTGTGCTGGCCACGATCATCCTGATCCTGATCGTCGGCATCGGCATCGACCTGCTGTTCTTCTCCCCGCTGGAGCGCCGCGTGCTGCGCAGCCGTGGCCTGCTCACCAAGGGCTGA